The following are encoded together in the Chlorocebus sabaeus isolate Y175 chromosome 20, mChlSab1.0.hap1, whole genome shotgun sequence genome:
- the LOC103224824 gene encoding small ubiquitin-related modifier 1-like, which translates to MSDQEAKPSTEDLGDKKEREYIKLKVIGQDSSEIHFKVKMTTHLKKLLESYCQRQGIPMNSIRYLFEGQRIADNHTPKELGMEEEDVIEVYQEQTGGHSTV; encoded by the coding sequence ATGTCTGACCAGGAGGCAAAACCTTCAACTGAGGACTTGGGAGATAAGAAGGAACGTGAATATATTAAACTCAAAGTCATTGGACAGGATAGCAGTGAGATTCACTTCAAAGTGAAAATGACAACACATCTCAAGAAACTCTTAGAATCATATTGTCAAAGACAGGGCATTCCAATGAATTCAATCAGGTATCTCTTTGAGGGTCAGAGAATTGCTGATAATCATACTCCAAAAGAACTGGGAATGGAGGAAGAAGATGTGATTGAAGTTTATCAGGAACAAACGGGGGGTCATTCAACAGTTtag